TACCCAACTCTGAGCAGGAATAAACAAAATATAATATAAGATCAAAGCTCACTACAACACTATACTCACAGCTATTGACATCCATCACTAAGCTCATTCCCGTACCAGACAAATCCTAGAGTTGAAAGAGAGAGTCACAATATTGCAAGCTAGCTAACCATATTAGCCCGCTGAAGAGCACTGTAAATGCACTCCAGCTCTGATCGACGGGCGTCGAATTCTTCGATTTTCTTCCATTTCTTCTTCAATGAATCTTCTGCTTCCTTCCACTCAGCACATAACTTATACAAACGTTGTACCTCAGATGTAAGCGTACTCAAGCTCGCCTTTAGTCCCGCAACTTCTCTTTCCTTGGCCCAAACGTCCAGCTAAAATGAGGTAGAATATGTTACCAGGAAAAGGTATTGATTatccaaagtttttttttgttatatGCTAAATTGAATAAGAAAAATGCAGAATTAAGGAGTTAAGAAGCAGCAAGCACATAAAGCTACAAACAGCAGTTTTGCCACCCCCACATGAGTCACTTATATGTAATTGCATTGATGCATGCATTCAGGTACATATTGTTAGGTCCTAAGCAAGGTGTTTAAACTTTAAAATGAACTTGGATTTTTACACTGCTCACAACAAGTAAATAGGTATTAATGTAACCTGGAAACACAAACCTCTAGACAGCAAAACTGGAACAGCAAATTATATATCTCAGACATGTGCACATGTTATTCTTGTTCCTATCTTACTATATGTATTATGAATACCATTTAGTCTATCAAGGAGCACACAAATTGGTTTCATTATAGGTACAGCTTTCAAAAAAGTACCTCTAAATGCCTACTGTTGGTCACATTTTGTGTGGTGTTCCCAGTAGGCAGCTTCTTACTTCCTGCCATGTCAATGGTGCCATACAGGCGTTGCGATAGCTTCTGACTTAGTGCTTTAGCTTCTGCAGCTTTGTTCAAAGCATCTTCTGTTGCCAAGAATTGCTGTACATGTTCTTTCTGAAAGGCAAAATGTGATTAATAAGTTATCTTCAGCATCATGTGCTTTATTTGAGGTTCTGTGCAGAAGGCACAATGCAATATGTTAGTGCACCAAGTGGACAAAGAAGAGCTAGATGAAATCACGATTTTTTTTTTTCGTGTAAGAGCTACCATGATACACTGCAGGTTGTTTTCTCCTTCCAGGAATTCAGTATTTTAATACTACGACTACTAATATTTGAataattttgttttcaaaaaagtGAATTCAATATCAGCAATGTTGAATATTTAGATAAAATTAAAATAAAGCAGGCCAAAATAACATTAGTACTAAGAGATAACTTGAAATTTCTGATTTTGGAAATCAAATACATGACGTAAAATAATACAGAAATGTAGAGGTGCTGGTTTCATTCATAGAAAGAAGTGTGAACTCAGAAGAGAACAATAACCCTTGTGCTAATACAACATCAAAACACCTCATGCGCACCAGAAGAAAAAGAACACTTCATAAGTAACTACCTGTCTTTCTAGTAGCTGATCATATGTTCCTCGAGTTGACAATTGAGATCCAGTCTTCCCATTTCCATACACCTGATACGGTAAGGGTGAGCTTGCATCAGTTGAAGCAGCATCAATAACCTGCTCATTTTCATATTTATACCTAGGAAAACAATGTATATCTGGTCAACATCTAACCCGAAAATTATAAGCAGCTCAGCTAGTATATGTAGCAACTCAATTCAGAACACATCAATTGACGAAAATCAACACACATTACAGACCTTTTCAATTACAAGCTTCATGTTAATTTTAATATCATATCCACTTCCAACAAAGTGACATATACATTCAAATGCGTATACAGTATATTAATTTCCCAACTAAAGCTCAACCAATTCATGTATATAATACGATCTATACTCTCACTCATGAGCACATAACTAGACCCTCAAGAAGAATTCTTCTGCACAATCAGCACTATgtgtgacaaaaaaaaaaaaaaaaacacagaacTCTTTTTAATGTCTATTCCTGAGATACGGTAATAAGAAAAATTGAAGACAAGGCATGTAATACCTCAGTAACTCTGCATCAGTGCGTATGTCAATCTTGTCTGTTTCTCTATGTATAAGTGTTTTCATGCGCAATGTGTAGGTAATGATTGACTGCAGAAGCAGGAACGGATTCTTTAGGGAATCCAATGCGACAGCTTTAACATCTGTTGGTATTTCACCATCCAAGTCAATACCCAGCTTTGCTGCATCTAATTGGCAACTTGAATTAATGCCACTCCCTTCAAATGCCGGGAATGAACTTCGAATTGTTTCAATCATATCCGCAGCAAGAGTTTCACATGCCTTCCGGATGCTCCTTTCACCTGCAGTTTCTAAAAGATCCTCTGGCAACCTATTGCTTTTGATAGTTGATGAGTAAAGATCCTCTCTATCACTCTGCAATTGCATATCCTCAACAGCACCAGTAGCTCCAGCCACGCCTATACTTGATCTTCGCACGTCCCTTGCTTGGTTAACGAACTGATGTAGCCGACGCTGGTATTCAGCAAATATTTTGCAAGCTTCGTCGCATTGCTGTTCATATGCTTCGAGCATAACTTGCTTGTGcctattttttatttaaaaaaactcTTGTCAATTATTCTAGATCAGCTACAAGCACACCATCACCACTTGCCACAgtttatataaataaataaacgaAATTGCAAAGCATGGAAGAAGAAACACAAATGCAGTATCAGTTATTGTTTTCAAACACATCATGTAATGCTGACCATAAAACAACTATACCACAAACATTGACGCCGACTGCCTCTGTGTGCCAGAATTTGTGAATTCAACAGCCTTTTCACATGCTAAGAGTTTGGTATGACTTTTCATATGTCAGCAGACTTACTACCACGAATTTCTTGGTTTATTAATGCAACAAACATAAAGAAATATGAATGTATTGGCACTTACACTTATAAACCCAAGGGATTGTCATCAGATGTTGGTATATGCACAAACACTGATTCCAGATGTAGATAATTGATAGGAATATAAAGATTGTGTTTTTTTTTAACGGAGGGACATCTAGTGACATCTAGACTGGTGAAACTGAGTAGATCGTACAGATGGCGTTTTACTATGTGCCAGTCTTCTGGATTTCATATCTCTGAAAACCCTTTTGTTCGCAGCAAAGTATATTAGGATTAACAATGATATCAGCTTCCAAGCAATCATATATCAGTACATTGAGCATCACCATTTCTATTAGAGGAATAGTTACAGTCAGGAGCGCCTACATCTATTGTGCCATTTCTGAGAAAATTTTGCAAGCCGCAAAACTGAATACAGGAACGTAGCAACTATGTAACGCCTAGACGTACCCCATAATTCCGCTATAATTTTAGGTACCTGGCATTGGAGCGCTCGCCGAGGACGCGCTTGCGCTCCGCCTCCTCCCTGGCGACCTCCGCGATGCGCGCGCGGAGCTCCTTGCGCTGCCTCCTCACGACCCCACGCAGCCGCTCGGCCTCCTCGGCGGCGAGGTCCCGCTCCCTCGCCTCGGCCTCCCTGGCCGCGGCGTCACCGGCGCCTGCCCCCATCGCCCCGCCCTCCCGCGCGCGCCGGGCCGCGACACCGTGGACGAGGATGTTGCGGCGCGCGGTGGCGACGGTTCGCTCGGAGCGGACGCGGCGGAGCAGGAAGGACCAGACGGGGATCATGTTGCCCCGGCAGATCTTGCGGAGCTGCTCCGGTGCGGGCGGGGCCGAGGGGTACCCCATCTCGTCCTGCAGCCACTCGATGATGGCGTCCGGGGAGACGCCTCCGGGGCCGCTGCCCCCCGAGACGGAGGACGCGGGCATCGCTGCCGGCGGGGGCGCAAACCCTAGGCACGCGGCGCTCGATCTGGTGAATTGGGGATTGGGGTACGGGTGGGTGGGTAGTGGCGGTGGAGGGAGGAGGGAGTGCGAATGGTTTTTTCAAACTTTTTTCTGGGTTTTGCTTTGGATCTGTCCGCTTGGACAGGACGAGGCAACGGAACGGGATGATGGAGCGGCGCTGGCGCTGGCCGGCTGTTTGGTAGTCGATCGAGGACGGCCGGACGGCGACTCGCGGCTGACAGCCCTGTGTCACAGTGTCAGTGTCAGTGTCAGTGTCAGTGTCAGTGTGTCACTGCCGTCTGCCAGTGGAGCATGGAAGATAATCATGAATGGTAATCATGAACGGCAAACCCTAGAAACATGAGAAGAGATTTGGTATTAAAATGATACTTTCATCAgcaaaagaatgtaattatagCATAAGCATCGATCAAAGAAGCTAAAGTTTGACCAAGGTTATAGTAAATATTATTagtatttatgtctccaaatagatttattataaaaatatattttataattaatttaatgatacttactttatatcataaatatttgtattttttatataaatttaattaaaattTAAACGGTTTGACTTATAAAAAAGGagaattacattttttttttttaatagaCGGAAGGAGTAATCATGAATGGTACCTTAGCCTCAATCTGTCCTCGTCAAGCCACGCATTGCC
Above is a genomic segment from Miscanthus floridulus cultivar M001 chromosome 3, ASM1932011v1, whole genome shotgun sequence containing:
- the LOC136541920 gene encoding AUGMIN subunit 5-like isoform X2; this translates as MPASSVSGGSGPGGVSPDAIIEWLQDEMGYPSAPPAPEQLRKICRGNMIPVWSFLLRRVRSERTVATARRNILVHGVAARRAREGGAMGAGAGDAAAREAEARERDLAAEEAERLRGVVRRQRKELRARIAEVAREEAERKRVLGERSNARHKQVMLEAYEQQCDEACKIFAEYQRRLHQFVNQARDVRRSSIGVAGATGAVEDMQLQSDREDLYSSTIKSNRLPEDLLETAGERSIRKACETLAADMIETIRSSFPAFEGSGINSSCQLDAAKLGIDLDGEIPTDVKAVALDSLKNPFLLLQSIITYTLRMKTLIHRETDKIDIRTDAELLRYKYENEQVIDAASTDASSPLPYQVYGNGKTGSQLSTRGTYDQLLERQKEHVQQFLATEDALNKAAEAKALSQKLSQRLYGTIDMAGSKKLPTGNTTQNVTNSRHLELDVWAKEREVAGLKASLSTLTSEVQRLYKLCAEWKEAEDSLKKKWKKIEEFDARRSELECIYSALQRANMDASAFWEQQPLSARGYASSTIIPACHAVVDMSTSSRDLIERELAAFSQSLDNSLCRLPATPQALLEAVGSNGVTGPEALAAAEKHAALLTARAGARDPSAVPSICRISAALQYNFGTEGTDSGLASVLNSLEFCLKPCGSEASILEDLSKSINLVHTRRNLVENDRVLLNRARRAQQEYERVANYCLKLAGEQEKVVSERWLPELRNAVQEAQRCFDDCQRVRGLVDEWYEQPAATIVDWVTIDGQSVGAWINLVKQLHMEISRRTLAMSSVGDD
- the LOC136541920 gene encoding AUGMIN subunit 5-like isoform X1, whose product is MPASSVSGGSGPGGVSPDAIIEWLQDEMGYPSAPPAPEQLRKICRGNMIPVWSFLLRRVRSERTVATARRNILVHGVAARRAREGGAMGAGAGDAAAREAEARERDLAAEEAERLRGVVRRQRKELRARIAEVAREEAERKRVLGERSNARHKQVMLEAYEQQCDEACKIFAEYQRRLHQFVNQARDVRRSSIGVAGATGAVEDMQLQSDREDLYSSTIKSNRLPEDLLETAGERSIRKACETLAADMIETIRSSFPAFEGSGINSSCQLDAAKLGIDLDGEIPTDVKAVALDSLKNPFLLLQSIITYTLRMKTLIHRETDKIDIRTDAELLRYKYENEQVIDAASTDASSPLPYQVYGNGKTGSQLSTRGTYDQLLERQKEHVQQFLATEDALNKAAEAKALSQKLSQRLYGTIDMAGSKKLPTGNTTQNVTNSRHLELDVWAKEREVAGLKASLSTLTSEVQRLYKLCAEWKEAEDSLKKKWKKIEEFDARRSELECIYSALQRANMDASAFWEQQPLSARGYASSTIIPACHAVVDMSTSSRDLIERELAAFSQSLDNSLCRLPATPQALLEAVGSNGVTGPEALAAAEKHAALLTARAGARDPSAVPSICRISAALQYNFVSPGTEGTDSGLASVLNSLEFCLKPCGSEASILEDLSKSINLVHTRRNLVENDRVLLNRARRAQQEYERVANYCLKLAGEQEKVVSERWLPELRNAVQEAQRCFDDCQRVRGLVDEWYEQPAATIVDWVTIDGQSVGAWINLVKQLHMEISRRTLAMSSVGDD